From Osmerus mordax isolate fOsmMor3 chromosome 8, fOsmMor3.pri, whole genome shotgun sequence, a single genomic window includes:
- the si:dkeyp-72h1.1 gene encoding protein LBH, translating into MTEVMNTCDSTVGDFGVGGASGEEGISFQIFPDSHERFPKLSKRLPSIVVEPTESGEVESGELRWPPDDFSSQEVAPEQAQAQEAEEKHPVEDEHLDRTMDGVSK; encoded by the exons ATGACAGAAGTGATGAACACTTGTGATTCGACGGTCGGAGACTTTGGAGTGGGCGGAGcctctggagaggagggcataTCCTTTCAG ATCTTTCCGGACTCCCACGAGCGGTTCCCCAAACTGTCCAAGCGGCTGCCCTCCATAGTGGTCGAGCCCACAGAGAGCGGAGAGGTAGAGAGCGGGGAACTCCGCTGGCCCCCAGATGATTTCAGTTCCCAGGAGGTCGCCCCTGAACAGGCCCAAGCCCAGGAAGCAG AGGAGAAACATCCAGTTGAGGACGAGCACCTGGACAGAACGATGGACGGAGTTTCAAAGTGA